In Microbulbifer elongatus, the DNA window TGAAAAATGCGCTCAAATTGCCCTCCCTGGCCGAAGTGCACGAGTATATTCGCGATGTGGGTAAGCCTGCGCTGGAAGAATTTGCCGAAGAGATGCGCAAAAATGGCTACGAGACCGAAGTCACCGAGAAACACAATCAATGGGTTCAGCTGACCGTATGCCAGGGCGATGAAACCGGATTCGTTTACGGTATTTACCCCAAGGCCACACTCAAGCCCGACGCCAGCCAGCCGGATAAAGAGCTGGCCGACGATTACGATGACGGTTCACCGGATACCTATTTCCGCGCGGAGGTACACCTCTACGAGGGCGGCCAGGATTACGACGTGATGGGGTGGACCAAGGACCAGCTGCTCACCGATATGGTCACCCAGTACGAGCGGCACCTGCAGTTTCTGCACACCCTGCGTTAACCGCCAGGGAAAACTGCTTGAGAGATTGATTTACCCCGACATTTCCCGACCGAGTCAGACCCATGCAATCGCATACCACCGAAGACGGCAAAGCAAAGTTTGATCCGCCGGTTTTCTACACCGCCACCGGCTTACTCCTGCTCCTGGTGGCGTACGCGGTGTTCTTTCCGGAAGATGCCACCGCCCGCTTCCAGAGCATGCAAAGTGGCATTGTCACTTATATGGGCTGGTACTATGTGCTGATTGTCGCGGTACTGTTAGTGACCGTGGTCATCATCAGTATGTCGCGGCTCGGCGACATCAAACTCGGGCCCGAACACGAAAAACCCGAATACGGCTTCTGGTCCTGGCTCGCCATGCTGTTCTCTGCGGGTATCGGCATCGGCCTGCTGTTTTTCGGTGTCGCCGAGCCGGTGATGCACTATATGAACCCGCCGGATGCGGAGCCCGGGACCATCGCCGCCGCGCGCGAAGCCATGATCCTGAGTATTTTCCACTGGGGTTTCCACGTGTGGGCCATTTTTGCCGGCGTGGCGCTGATTCTCGGTTACTTCAGTTATCGCCACAATCTGCCGCTGACACTGCGCTCCGCGCTCTATCCGATGATTGGTGAGCGCATCCACGGTCCCATTGGCCATGCCATTGATGTGTTTGCCATTGTGAGCACCGTGTGTGGTGTCGCCACCACCCTGGGGTTTGGTGTACTGCAGATGAACTCCGGGCTGAATCACCTGTTCGGCATTCCTGTCGGTGAGGTCACTCAGGTGATACTGATCGTCGTCACCACCTCCCTTGCCACCGTCTCTGTCGTAGTTGGACTGGATGCGGGCATCAAACGCCTGTCACAGCTGAATATGGGCCTGGCCGCCCTGCTATGCCTGACCATTCTGGTACTCGGAAGTACCGTGTTTCTGTTCCAGGCGTTTGTACAGAACCTGGGAAGCTACCTGTCGGTGCCGGTCAACCGAACCTTCAATCTCTATGCCTATGCACCTACCGACTGGATCGGCGGCTGGACGATTTTTTACTGGGGCTGGTGCCTGAGCTGGTCACCTTTTGTCGGGTTGTTTATCGCGCGTATTTCCCGCGGCCGCACCATTCGGGAATTCGCTGTGGGCACGCTGCTGATGCCTACACTGATCACCATCATCTGGCTGACCGTGTTCGGCAACTCCGCCATCAAGATGATCCGCGACGAGGGCCTGCAGTCTCTCGCAGACATGATTCAGAAAGATCAGTCGCTGGCACTGTTCCAGTTCCTGGAGCAATTTCCGTTCTCCCAGGCGCTGTCCGGCCTCGCCATTATTTTGGTGGTCATCTTCTTCATCACCTCCGCCGACTCCGGTGCCATGGTGATGAACATGCTCTCGTCCCATGGGCGTGACGATACCCCGGCCTGGCAGCGGATTTTCTGGTCAGCCATTATCGGCGTGGTCGCGATTGCCCTGCTGCTCGCCGGTGGGCTTGCGTCACTGCAAACCGCTGCCATTGCCAGTGCGCTGCCTTTCTCGATCATCCTGTTGGTGGCCATCTACGGACTCATCAAGGCACTGCGTATGGACTCCGCCAAAAAGGATGCGCAATCCGCACCGGTGGCCCCGATCAGTGCCCGAAACCCGGTCTCCTGGGAACGCCGCCTGCGCAATCTGGTACAGCTGCCTTCCCTGCAGGAAGTCCACGAATACATTCACGAGACAGCCGAGCCCGCCCTGCGTAAATTCGCCGCACAGATGCAAAAAAACGGGTTTGTCGCCGAAGTCACGGAAGACGAAAACGCGGTGGTACATCTCACCGTGTACCAGGGTGACGAAGTGGACTTTCTCTACAGCATCTACCCCAAAGCACATCTGAAGCCCAATGCCAGCAATGCGGATACGGTGCTGGACGATAACCACGACGACGGCTCACCAGACATCTATTTTCGTGCGGAAGTCCATTTGAGCGAGGGCGGCCAGGATTACGATGTGATGGGCTGGACCAGTGACCAGCTGTTGACCGACATCCTGTCGCAGTACGAGCGGCATCTGCAGTTCCTTCACTCCCTGCGTTAATCGGCGGGTTTGCAACGATTACTTGAAACCAGGCTAATCAATACCAGTACAATGGCCGGGTTATCCACAGGATGATTCCGGCCATGTACTTACTGCACACACCACGACTGCAATTGCGCAGACTCACTGATAGTGACGACGACGCGCGCTTTACCCTCACACTGCTCAACGATCCGGATTTCCACCGTTTTATCGGTGACCGCGGTGTGCATTCCCTCGAGGATGCACGCAATTACCTGCTACAAGGCCCCATTGCCATGTACCAGAGTCACGGTTTTGGCATGTACCTTGTGGAGCTGAAGGATGGTACGCCCATCGGTCAGGCGGGATTGCTACGCAGGAACGGGCTCGATGACGTGGATATCGGCTTTGCCTTCCTGCCGCAGTATCGCGGCCAGGGATTTGCAAGGGAATCCGCCACGGCGGTAATGGACTGGGGGAAACAGCAGCTGGCATTAAAGCGCATCGTCGCCATTGCCTCACCGGACAACCAGCGTTCCATTCACCTGCTAGAGAAACTTGGCCTTGAGAAAGAAAGGCCGGTCACCTTGCCCGGTAGCGATGAGCAGCTATTACTGATGGGATGGAATCAGTCGAGCTGAACGCTCTCCCGTGTCCCTCCCAGTCCCGTCCTGAAATAAAAAAGCGAGCCGAAGCTCGCTTTTTTACTGGTTACACATTTAGTCGATTGCAAATTCAGTGCGCGCTGGCCTGACCTGCCCCCTGCGGGAAACGAATACTCTCCACCATTTCCTGTACATCCTGGGGCGCCTGCCGGGTCACTTTTGCCACCCCGATGGCCACCGCGAAGTTGATGATCATCCCCAGGGTGCCAATGCCCTCCGGGGAGATACCAAACCACCAGTTATCCGGAGAGTTGGCCGCCGGGTTGATAAACTTGAAGTAGCAGATGTAAGCGGCGGTAAACAGGATACCGGAGACCATACCGGCGATGGCGCCTTCCTTGTTCATCCGCTTGGAGAAGATCCCCATGATGATCGCCGGGAAGAAGGACGATGCCGCGAGCCCGAAGGCAAAGGCGACCACCTGCGCCACAAAGCCCGGCGGGTTGATCCCCAGATAACCGGCAATACAGATGGCCACGGCGGCGGCACCGCGGGCGTAGAGCAGTTCCTTCTTCTCGCTGATATTGGGCATCAGATTGCGCTTCAGCAGGTCGTGGGAGATGGATGTGGAGATCACCAGCAGCAGGCCTGCAGAGGTCGACAGTGCGGCGGCCACACCGCCGGCAGCTACCAGGGCGATCACCCAGGCGGGCAGATCGGCAATTTCCGGATTTGCCAGCACCATGATGTCGCGGTCGACGCTCATCTCATTGCGCTCATCCCCGGAGTAGAACATCTTGCCGTCGGCATTTTTGTCTTCCCACTTGATCAAGCCGGTTTCTTCCCAGTTGGAAATCCAGCTGGGGGCTTCCGCGTGGGCGGTGCCCTGTCCATCCGGGCCGTTGATGGTGTCGATCATGTTCACCCGCGCGAAGGAGGCGATGGCCGGTGCGGTGGTGTACAGCAGGGCTATAAACAGCAGTGCCCAACCGGCGGACTTCCGCGCGTCGCGCACTTTCGGCACAGTAAAGAAGCGCACGATGACATGGGGAAGACCGGCGGTTCCCACCATCAGTGCGGCAGTGATAAAGAAGACATCGATGGTGCTTTTGGTACCGGAAGTGTATTCGGCAAAGCCGAGTTCTGCGGAGAGTCCGTCGAGTTTATCCAGCAGGTAGGTGCCGTCCGACAGCATGCCACCGAAGCCGGTTTGCGGCAGGGGGTGTCCGGTCATCATGATGGAGATAAAAATCGCCGGCACCATGTAGGCAAAGATCAGCAACAGTACTGGGCAACCTGGGTATAGGTAATGCCTTTCATACCGCCGAGCACCGCGTAGAAGAACACCACCCCCATACCGATAATGACACCAGTGGCAATATCCACTTCCAGGAAGCGGGAAAACACCACACCGACACCGCGCATCTGCCCGGCCACATAGGTAAAGCACACGAAGATGGCACAGACTACAGCCACGGTCCGTGCGGCCTGGGAGTAGTAGCGATCACCGATAAAGTCCGGCACGGTAAATTTACCGAACTTGCGCAGGTAAGGTGCGAGGCACAGTGCCAGTAGCACGTAGCCCCCGGTCCAGCCCAGCAGGTACACCGCGCCGTCGTAACCCATAAAGGAAATCAGGCCGGCCATGGAAATAAACGAGGCCGCCGACATCCAGTCCGCCGCGGTGGCCATGCCGTTGGCCACCGGGTGTACGCCGCCGCCGGCGACGTAAAAGTCGTTGGTGGAGCCGGCACGGGCCCACAGCGCGATGCCGATATAGAGAACGAAGGTCGCACCGACAATCAGAAAAGTAAGGCTCTGTACGTCCATGATTTAGTGACCTCCCTGCAGCTGTTGTGCTTGGGATTGCTGTGCATGGGATTGTTGCACTTCGGGTGCAGCGGCGGTATTCGTCTGCTCGGCAGGTTCGTCGTCTTCGTAGACGCCGTACTTTTTATCCAGCTGATTCATTTTGTAGACGTAGACAAAGATCAGCACCAGGAACATGTAGATGGCGCCCTGCTGGGCAAACCAGAAACCGAGCTTAAAACCGCCCATGCGGATCTGGTTCAGCTCGTCCACGAACAGAATGCCGCAGCCGAAAGACACCACAAACCACACCACCAGCAAGCTGAACATCAGCTTGAGGTTCTCCCGCCAGTAATCACTGGCCTTCTGTTTACTCTCGAAACTCATCGTTTTCACTCCACTTTATTGTGCACTTATTGTTGGTTTGAAATTGGATCCGGGTTGATCAAAAAACATATTTCACTGACAGCTGCATACGGTGTAGCTCACCCTGATCGTTCTTCAGTAATCCACTCAGGTTTTCCACTTCCTTACTGGCAAAAATATACTCGCCGCCCAAGGTCATCTTCGGCACCGGTGAATACATCAGGTTCAGGTGCAGGCTCTGGTAAGACGAAGGCGTCATATCGCCAACCGTATCCGGGTTGTCCGCCGTAGTGGCGGAAAGCACCAGGTTACTGCGCCACTGGTCACTCCAGAAATGACGCAGTGCCACGTAGCCTCCGTGCTGGTCGATCAGATCGATACTGCCATCAATGGGATCGATAATACCGCCGCGGTAGCTGTTTAACCCCAGGTAGCGGCCCAGGGCATTGCCGTAGCTGTACATAAAGCGCAGATCGTCGCGACCCAGCTGCCATTTCCCGGCGAGACTGATGGCATAACCCTGCTCGGACTCGTTGCTGCCATCGGCGTGATCATAGGCCAGCTCGCGACTCAGGGAAGCGATGGAATAACTCAGATCACCCAGGCTGTTGTCGTAGCGCAGCACCATATCCGGACGGCTGTTGTCGTCGTAGGGGTTTTCGGCTCCGTTGTACAGGGTCGTGGCCGGGTTTTCCGCGGCAATCATCACCTTGCCACTGCCGAGGCCCTGGGTATAACGCAGCTGCGGCTGGCGCTCAAAAATTGTGCCCACCGGGCCGACAAAATCCAGTCCTTCCGGCAAGGTGCCCACATTGAAAAAAGTGGACCAGGTCTGACCCGCAAGCAGCGCGCGGTCGCCATCCATATTCCAGTTCACATAGGCGTGGCGCAGGCGCTGGGCGTAGGAGTTGCTGATACGCTCATCCCCCTGCCCGCCCGCCATGGCATCGATCTCGATATGGGTCTCTACGCGGCCGGCCCCGGCCTGGGTGGAAGACTTGAAAAACAGCCGGGTGGATTTGGCGTGGGCGTTGTAGTGCACATCGCCACTCTCTCCGCCGACGGGGATGGTGGACGGCACATCGCTGAAGATGCTGTCGAGTTTGACGTAGCCACCGATCTGGATATCGGTGCTGCCGAAGCGAGAGGTTTTTGGCGGTTCCGGGTTTTCAACTACCACAGCCGGCTGGCTCGCGGCCAACTGATCCACCTGCGCCTGAAGCTGGGCAATGCGCTGTTGCAACTGCTCCGCGGTCATTACCCGGGATGAAACATTGTCGGGCTCGGCCGCGAGCGCGGGCAAACCATTCACCATCGCTACCAGCGCCACTGCGCTGGCCAAACTGCTTTTTATTATTCTTTCCGACATAGTCTTTGTCCTTGCCGTCGTTTGTTGGAGTGAGCACTCCAAGCAAACAACTTCGCGGATCCATCGGGTATTAGCCAATGGTCTAAATTCGACCAATGGCTATACCAAAGATGGTAACTGCGCCGTCCTTTTCCCGCCTTTCGACTTTTGTCTAATACGACCTGTCGCGGCGCCGGTGCCAGAATGCAGCGCATAAGAAATTGCACTGATGAGAGGCCTACCCGTGACCAGTCAACCAGAGACATACCTCGTACCCGACAGCTACGCCGCCAGTTCACTGCTGGACGAAGCGGGTTACTTCGAGATGTACAACCGCTCAATTCAAGACCCGGATGGCTTCTGGCGCGAGCAGGCCCAGCGCATCGACTGGATGGAGCCCTTCAGCCAGGTGCAGGATGTTTCCTTTGCCAAAGACGACCTGCATATCCGCTGGTTCGCCGACGGCAAGCTGAACGTGGCCGCCAACTGCCTGGACCGGCACCTGGAGCACCACGGTGACGACACCGCCATCCTGTGGGTGGGCGACGAACCGGGCACTTCCCGGGAGATCAGCTACCGGGAACTGCACCGGGATGTCTGCCGCCTTGCCAACGGCCTCAAGAGCCTGGGTGTGCAGAAAGGCGATGTGGTCACCATCTACATGCCGATGGTGCCGGAAGCGGCGGTCGCGATGCTGGCCTGCGCCCGCATTGGTGCGGTGCACTCGGTGGTGTTTGCCGGCTTCTCGCCGGAGGCCCTGGCCGGACGCATGGACGACGGCCAGTCCCGCGTACTGATCACCGCCAATGCCGGTCGCCGCGGCGGCCGCTCGGTGCCGCTGAAGCGGAACGTGGACCGCGCCATTGCCCTGTGTCAGGAAACCAATGTGGAACACGTGGTGGTGTTTAACTACACAGACGACGCCACCGACTGGAACCCGACCATTGATCGCGACTATGCGGAACTGGTGTCCGCCCAGAGCGACGACTGTCCGGCGGAAGTGATGGGCGCGGAAGACCCGCTGTTTATCCTCTACACCTCCGGCTCCACCGGTAAACCCAAGGGGGTACTGCATACCAGCGGTGGTTACATCACCTACGCTTCCCTGACCCACGAATACGTCTTCGACTACCGCCGCGGCGAGCGCTACTGGTGCGCAGCGGACGTAGGCTGGATCACCGGTCACAGCTATATCGTCTACGGGCCTCTGGCCAACGGTGCCACCACCGTAATGTACGAAGGCGTGCCCCATTACCCGGACGTCACCCGGGTCGCACAGATCATCGACGACCACCAGATCAATATTCTGTATATCGCCCCCACCGCCATCCGCGCACTGATGGCCGAGGGCAACAAACCGGTGGCCGGCGCCAGTCTGGAGAGCCTGCGCCTGCTCGGCACCGTGGGCGAACCGATCAACCCGGAGGCCTGGAAGTGGTTCCATCGCACCTTCGGTCGCAGCCAGTGCCCCATTGTGGATACCTGGTGGCAGACGGAAACCGGCGGCCATATGCTCACCCCCCTGCCCGGTGCCACCCCTCTCAAGCCCGGCTCCACCACCCGCCCCTTCTTTGGGGTACAACCGGCGCTGGTGGACAACGACGGCAATCTGCTCGATGGCGCGGCCGACGGCAATCTGGTGTTGCTGGGCAGCTGGCCGGGACAGATGCGCACGGTCTTCGGCGACCACCAGCGCTTTGTCGATACCTACTTCAGCACCTTTGAAAACATGTATTTCACCGGCGACGGCGCGCGCCGCGACGAGGACGGTTATTACTGGATCACCGGCCGTGTGGACGATGTGCTCAATGTCTCCGGCCACCGCATGGGCACCGCAGAGCTGGAGAGCGCACTGGTGGCACATGAAGCGGTCGCCGAAGCCGCGGTGGTGGGCTACCCCCACGATATCAAGGGTCAGGGAATCTACGTCTACGTCACCCTGAACAACGGTGTGGAACCCAGCGAGGAAATGCACCAGACCCTGCGCAACTGGCTGCGTTCGGAGATTGGCCCCATCGCCACACCGGACTTCATCCAGTGGGCACCAGGGCTGCCCAAGACCCGCTCAGGCAAGATCATGCGCCGTATCCTGCGCAAGGTGGCCGCAGACGAGTGTGAGCAGCTGGGGGACACCTCCACCCTGGCCGACCCGGGCGTGGTGGATAATTTGGTGTCCAACCGCGCAGCGGCAACGGTTTAGCCGACCCACCCACAGCCCAAAGCAGCAGTCCCCAAAAAATAACAAGCAGAAAAATAACAGCAGGAAGCGGTGGGGTTTTCCCGTTACACTTTTCATTCCAAGCAGAAAACGTGAACCGGGAAAATCCCACTGACCAGGGATGCAAAGCGATGAACGAGCCAGCCAGTACCGGGCAAGCTGCCCGACAATTTATTATTGCGGATGACCACCCCCTGTTCCGCAATGCCCTGCGCCTGTCTATCCAGCAGAACTTTCCCGGTGCCACCATTTACGAAGCCTGCGATATGCAGAGCCTGCAACAGTGCGCCGCGGAGCATCCGGACTGCGACCTGCTGTTGCTGGATTTGCATATGCCCGGCGCCCACGGATTCAGCGGGCTGATATTTCTGAGCGGCCAGTACCCGCAGCTGCCGGTGATGGTGGTGTCCGCCAATGAAAAGCCGGAAATCATGTGTAGAGCCATCGACTACGGCGCCTGCGGTTTTCTGCCGAAGTCCGCCCCGGTAGAGCAGATTGCCACTTCCCTGCAAAAGACCCTGGACGGAGAAATCTGGTTGCCACCAGCCGTGGCGGACCGCTACGAATCCGGTAATACAACGGAAGAAAATGAAGTGGTGGATGTGATTGCCACACTGACACCGCAACAGTTTCGTGTGGCCACCATGCTGGCGGAAGGACTGCTGAACAAGCAGATTGCCTATGAAATGCAGGTCACCGAAGCCACGGTAAAGGCCCACCTCACCGCCCTGTTTCGCAAACTGAAGGTCAACTCCCGCACCCAGGCGGTGTTGGCACTAAGCAGCCTGGATGTGGAAGCCCCGGGACAGTTCGCCCCGCCGCAGAAGCCAGATTCGAAAAACACTCCCTCCAATTGAGACACTCAGTGATGCCGGTTACGCCCGGCGCGCCCCAGGCGTCGCACCAGATTGCGTAATACCGCCGGTTTCACCGGTTTCGGTAAATAGAACCAGCCCCGCTCGGTGGCCGCGCTGCGCACTTCCTCGGAAGTATCGGCGCTGATCACAATACCCGGCAATTCGGCCTGCCAGTATTCACACAGCGACTCCAGAACCTGCACCCCGGTCGCGCCGCGATCCAGATGGTAATCCACAATCACCAGTGCCGGGGGGCTCGGTGCCCCCCAGTTCTCCAGCGCTTCCTCCAGTGATGCCGCAGTCACCACCCGGCACCCCCAACCACCGAGAAGGCTTTGCATACCGCGCAGAATCTGGCGCTCGTTGTCGATGCACAGCACCGGTATCGCCGACGCACTCTCGGTGGCATCGTCGCCCGCGGCCTCCTGCGGCGCCCTCTGACGCTCCCCCACCGGCACACGAATACTGAACATGGACCCGCAACCGGGGGTGGATGCCAGTCCCAAGGGATGGCCCAACAGGTCGGCACTGCGCCGGGCAATGGCAAGCCCCAGCCCGAGCCCCTTGTCGGCGCTGCGCTCGGAACTACCGAGACGCACAAACTCGTCAAAAATGGTTTCTTTTGCTGCGTCCGCGATACCGGGGCCGGTATCCCACACCTGAATTTCCAGTAGCGGCCTGCCCTCCGTATCGGAACGGTGGCGCACCCCCAGCAGTATCCGACCACGGGCGGTGTAATGGATCGCGTTGCTTAGAAAGTTCTGCAGGATTCTGCGCAACAGATAACGGTCGCTGTACACCCAGGTGCTGGTAGGCACGTAGTGCAATGCCAGACCGTGCTCGCTGGCCAGCACGGAAAACTCCGCATTCAGGCCATCCATCAACTGACGCAGGGGAAAGTGCGCGCGCTTCGGTTTCAGGTTACCCGCATCCAGCCTGCTGATTTCCCGCAGTGCGCCAATCAGCTGCTCTGCGGAAGTGAGCGCGCTGTCGATATAGTGAATATCGTCGCCCATTTCCCGCCAGCTGCCTTTTGCGGCCTTGTTCTGCAGCGAGGCAATAAACAGGCGCGCGGCATTGATCGGCTGCAGCAGGTCGTGACTGGTATGGGCGAGGAAGCGGGTTTTTGCCGCGTGTAATTCCCGAATTTTGATTTCCGCTTCCCCGCGCCGGCGGTTCTCTTCCTGCAGCGCGCGGTTACTTTCAGAAAGTTCTGCCGTGCGCTGCTGTACGCGATCCTCCAGGCTGCGCCGGGTTTCCTCCAGAGCATCCACTGCTGCGCGGTATTCACTGATATCGGTAAAGGTCGTGACAAAACCGCCCCCGGGCATGGGGGTCCCGCGCACCTCCACAATAGCGCCGCTGGGCAGGCGGCGTTCAAATCGGTGGGCACTGCCGTGGCGCAACAGGTCGAGGCGTCGCTGTACATGGGCTTCCAACCGCTCGGGGTCGTGAGTGTCACCGTAAAGTCCGCGCTCGGCATTGTGGCGATACAGAGACGCCACCGGACAACCGATATACAGCAACCGCTCCGGGTAATCGAACAGCTCCAGATACTGGCGGTTCCAGGCCACCAGGCGCAGGTCCGCATCCACCACACTGATGCCCTGGCTGATGGTTTCCACCGTGGTCTGCAGCAGTTCCTGGCTGAAGCGCAGGCGCTGGGAAGTGCTGTCTACCAGTCGCGCAATATCTTCCAGTTTTAACGGGCGGTTGCTGTAGAGCAATGCCATGACCTGATTCGCGGCCGCAGACCCCACAATGCCGGCGAGGATACGCTCGGCATCGGCAATCACGAAGCGCGAGGCAGCGTCGTCCGGCAGCAGGCGCTGCTGGCTGCGCAGCTCAAAGTCGTTCCAGATCTCCTCCAGCCGCGACGCGCCCACAAAGGGTTGCAACAGACTCCGCACCTGGCCCATACGGATACCAGTAGGTACCAGGTCCGGTGCCGGGGCATCGGACTGCTCCGGGGTGACAAACGCCAGTGCCTGACACTGATCGTTGTCATTCTGTCTGGAAACCAGAGACACGCCCACCAGCAGCAGAATATTCCCCAGTAGACTCCAGAAGACCCCGTGGCTCAATGGGTCCAGCCCGGACACTCCCAGAAACTGCTGTGGGTGCAGTAACGCCACGCCAAACAGGCCGTGCTGGAGAATATCGGAGTCGGGGTACATGGAGGGCACGACCAGGCAAAAGAGCCACAAGCCATATCCGGCGATCAATCCCGCCCAGACACCACGGCGGTGTGCCCGCGGCCAATAGAGCGCGGCCACCAGCGCCGGTGCCAGTTGCGCTGCGGCAGCAAACGACAGCAGACCAATTGAAGCCAGAGCTTCGGTTCCGGATATACCGTGGTGGACTCCCCAGCTCATCAGCATCAGTAAAAGAATACTGAGGCTGCGAATAAGCCGCAGATGTGTACCCAATGCCACCGCGGTCAGGCGGGTAAAGCGGCTGAGGAACAACCACAGCGGTGCTACCAGTTCATTGGAAACCATGATCGAGAGTGTCAGCACCGCAACGATCACCATTCCGGTTGCCGCAGAAAATCCGCCGATATACGCAAAGGTGGTCAGTGCACTGTTTCCCGCCTGCAGCGGCAGCGTCAGCACCACGCTATCCGGCGCACTCAATCCGGCTGCCACCAGCGGCTGCCCGGCAAGAGAAATCGGCAGTATTAAAATGGAAAACAGAAGCAGATAAGCCGGTAGCAGCCAGCGCGCCGTGTGCAGGTCTTCCGGTTTGCGGTATTCCACCACAGCCATATGAAACTGGCGCGGCAGACAGACAATCGCCGCCATCGCCAGCAGGG includes these proteins:
- a CDS encoding hybrid sensor histidine kinase/response regulator, with the translated sequence MLLALAIGYTDTPNWLREKFMVGTSFLLLFALLYVALLFVVAWRAGWHMGWIQHVRPLLYGLTLAVYCSSWTFFGAVGQAVSDTWSYLPIYLGPILLFLFAGGFLHKLVQVGERQKITSIADFIGSRYGKSRGLSALVTLLAIVGSLPYIALQLRAVTMGWEVIGGGDGGTDRFASLDTALATALLMGLFAILFGTRHLEGRERNVGVVAAIALESLVKLFAFAAVAALALWLLITGGSGLPAVSWQPQLQWLAPDINFFTQTLLAMAAIVCLPRQFHMAVVEYRKPEDLHTARWLLPAYLLLFSILILPISLAGQPLVAAGLSAPDSVVLTLPLQAGNSALTTFAYIGGFSAATGMVIVAVLTLSIMVSNELVAPLWLFLSRFTRLTAVALGTHLRLIRSLSILLLMLMSWGVHHGISGTEALASIGLLSFAAAAQLAPALVAALYWPRAHRRGVWAGLIAGYGLWLFCLVVPSMYPDSDILQHGLFGVALLHPQQFLGVSGLDPLSHGVFWSLLGNILLLVGVSLVSRQNDNDQCQALAFVTPEQSDAPAPDLVPTGIRMGQVRSLLQPFVGASRLEEIWNDFELRSQQRLLPDDAASRFVIADAERILAGIVGSAAANQVMALLYSNRPLKLEDIARLVDSTSQRLRFSQELLQTTVETISQGISVVDADLRLVAWNRQYLELFDYPERLLYIGCPVASLYRHNAERGLYGDTHDPERLEAHVQRRLDLLRHGSAHRFERRLPSGAIVEVRGTPMPGGGFVTTFTDISEYRAAVDALEETRRSLEDRVQQRTAELSESNRALQEENRRRGEAEIKIRELHAAKTRFLAHTSHDLLQPINAARLFIASLQNKAAKGSWREMGDDIHYIDSALTSAEQLIGALREISRLDAGNLKPKRAHFPLRQLMDGLNAEFSVLASEHGLALHYVPTSTWVYSDRYLLRRILQNFLSNAIHYTARGRILLGVRHRSDTEGRPLLEIQVWDTGPGIADAAKETIFDEFVRLGSSERSADKGLGLGLAIARRSADLLGHPLGLASTPGCGSMFSIRVPVGERQRAPQEAAGDDATESASAIPVLCIDNERQILRGMQSLLGGWGCRVVTAASLEEALENWGAPSPPALVIVDYHLDRGATGVQVLESLCEYWQAELPGIVISADTSEEVRSAATERGWFYLPKPVKPAVLRNLVRRLGRAGRNRHH